ATCCTTCAGATACTACTCTGTAATTTCACTACAATCATCTCAGCCAAATGGGTtcggaagaagagaaggtcGTTGGTAAGTctaatccaatttttttttttgattcgattagtctctttgatttggaatctagggttttactTTATTGCTTCCTTAGGTTTAAAGTAACGATTTTGATTACACAGATTGCGAAGTCACTCTATATCGTTGTTGATCATTTGTatctttgattgattttgtgtgGTTTGCAGTTCCCAGAAACTTTAGATTATTGGAAGAGCTAGAAAGAGGTGAGAAAGGAATTGGAGATGGGACAGTGAGTTATGGAATGGATGATGCTGATGATATTTTGATGCAATCTTGGACTGGTACCATTCTTGGTCCTCATAAtgttagttttcttcttctcaatctatctcttcatcttttgtttaacTTAAATGATAATATCTATGGTAGATTTGAATAAAGATGCATTTTTTAATGCTAAAGCAAGAACCTTTCCAAATGTTTAACTTAAAAGATGCAATTTTTTGCTACTTGTTTGTCACTATAATTCGAGGGTTTAATTTAACTTCAAATGATCCTTAGCTGAGTTTAGTAACCTTATGTAGcattttaaaaccaattttGGTGAATGAGAAGAGACAAAAAGGGAAATGAATTGAAGTATTTGTTTCCACTTTTGGtatttgagaagaaagattgatgtttttgttatcaGACTGCGTATGAAGGGAAAATCTTTCAGCTGAAGCTATTCTGTGGAAAGGATTATCCGGAAAGTCCACCTACTGTGAGGTTTCAGAGTCGTATAAACATGGCTTGTGTCAATCCTGAGAATGGAGTGGTAAGCTTTTGAACTAACAATATTAGTAATAAGAGGATCttgttttgcaaaatattCATCTTGGTTAAACTGAACGATCAGGTTGATCCGAGTCACTTCCCTATGCTTTCCAACTGGAGAAGAGAATTCACAATGGAGGATCTACTGATTCAgcttaaaaaagaaatgatgTCATCGCAGAACCGCAAGTTAGCTCAACCCTTGGAAGgtaattttctttagtttagGTATATGGGATTACACTTTCCTAACCCGGTTTAGCCGCACTGGCTATGCTCTGAGCAAAGAGCCACATATCATAGTTTTTCTAACCAAAACTGAATGTATCATCAGGTAATGAGGAAGGCAGGACAGACCCAAAGGGACTAGTGGTGAAATGTTGCGTGATGTGAAAAGAGGTAATGAGGAATTTATAAGAAtttaagagacaaaacaatgtatataaacaGCATTTGAAGGGCTTTGAGATTGGCCTAAGAACCCTTTCTTCTATAGGCCTTCTTAATCCTACCATTTGATTATGTATTATGTAATATTTGAGAATATATTCACCAAAAACAGGTGCCCTTAATAAACCTCCactcttcttcactttttttggtcttttacTTTTGTGTGAGTGTATGCGGCCTACTTTGGAGGACATAGAGATTGAAGGTCGTATCAAAAGAAGTGCCTTTTGCATATAATTGATAAAGCAAAAGTTGCAGGTAATTACTTTTTCATTTGGGAAGAATGATGAAAGATGTTCGTTATAGTCACGTAGTTGTAGACACATTCTACTCTTCGGATCTTGAGAACCAAACTTTAAGCAGTGTGGTTAGAGAATATGCGAACAATTTGAAGTGTTTAGAGATCGATTAGACAGACATACAGAACACGTAGAACATGCAGTTGAAACGGCAGTGGCAAATCCGACTGATAGATTTGACAAATAGCAATACTAAACAAGGCAACAAATCCGACTTATagatatgaatatatgatacTCGAGTCGATGCATGCGATTGTTAAGTAGCGGAATGATTAGATATATGTAACTAAATTCTACAAAATAGCGATGCTAAGTCGAACACCTCTTTAACTTAACCAGTTTTACTAACCATCAAGTCATCAACTATAATGGTTGGTAATTCAAATcctatactatatatatgttaatgttGAATTATATTGTCAATTAGAAGATTTGTGATTCCTTTTTTACAGAATAATAGTGTAATGATTAAAAACTAGGAATTTTTCATGAGCGTTTGGATTAGAATCTGAAAGGGAATGTTTGTGGTAATTTGCAGAAGCAAACTACCTATACCAAGTGTGAATGTGTAGAGGAATTTGTAGTGTTATCAATATTCCATCATGAGCATTTGGACAAGACAAGAGATAAAGCATAAGGAATCTATTACACTCAGCTTTACGCAATGGCCTTTTTGTTACTTCACATTTCCAATGCGTGTGAATATTGATACCGTGTCTTAACGTTCTAACCATCTTATAACATTTCCCATTTAGATTATAGTTTGCATTCAAATCAAGTCTCTGTTGTAATCACTTTTAGAAAAT
This sequence is a window from Arabidopsis thaliana chromosome 1 sequence. Protein-coding genes within it:
- the MMZ2 gene encoding MMS ZWEI homologue 2 (MMS ZWEI homologue 2 (MMZ2); CONTAINS InterPro DOMAIN/s: Ubiquitin-conjugating enzyme/RWD-like (InterPro:IPR016135), Ubiquitin-conjugating enzyme, E2 (InterPro:IPR000608); BEST Arabidopsis thaliana protein match is: Ran BP2/NZF zinc finger-like superfamily protein (TAIR:AT1G70650.2); Has 3691 Blast hits to 3691 proteins in 297 species: Archae - 0; Bacteria - 0; Metazoa - 1966; Fungi - 516; Plants - 688; Viruses - 0; Other Eukaryotes - 521 (source: NCBI BLink).) produces the protein MGSEEEKVVVPRNFRLLEELERGEKGIGDGTVSYGMDDADDILMQSWTGTILGPHNTAYEGKIFQLKLFCGKDYPESPPTVRFQSRINMACVNPENGVVDPSHFPMLSNWRREFTMEDLLIQLKKEMMSSQNRKLAQPLEGNEEGRTDPKGLVVKCCVM
- the MMZ2 gene encoding MMS ZWEI homologue 2 (MMS ZWEI homologue 2 (MMZ2); CONTAINS InterPro DOMAIN/s: Ubiquitin-conjugating enzyme/RWD-like (InterPro:IPR016135), Ubiquitin-conjugating enzyme, E2 (InterPro:IPR000608); BEST Arabidopsis thaliana protein match is: Ran BP2/NZF zinc finger-like superfamily protein (TAIR:AT1G70650.2).); this translates as MGSEEEKVVVPRNFRLLEELERGEKGIGDGTVSYGMDDADDILMQSWTGTILGPHNTAYEGKIFQLKLFCGKDYPESPPTVRFQSRINMACVNPENGVVDPSHFPMLSNWRREFTMEDLLIQLKKEMMSSQNRKLAQPLEGNEEFIRI